A region from the Mycolicibacterium litorale genome encodes:
- a CDS encoding FmdB family zinc ribbon protein has translation MPTYSYACTECGNRFDAVQAFSDDALTECPKCSGRLRKLFGKVGVVFKGSGFYRTDSRESAKSTSGGSAKSSSDSSSSSEKTSSSSSDSGSSSSSTTSAPAAAASS, from the coding sequence GTGCCTACCTATTCCTATGCGTGCACCGAATGCGGCAATCGGTTCGATGCCGTGCAGGCGTTCAGTGACGATGCGCTGACCGAGTGCCCGAAGTGCAGCGGACGGCTGCGCAAGCTCTTCGGCAAGGTCGGCGTCGTGTTCAAGGGCAGCGGTTTCTACCGCACCGACAGCCGCGAATCCGCCAAGTCCACGAGCGGTGGATCCGCCAAGAGCTCCTCGGATTCGTCCAGCTCGTCGGAGAAGACGAGCTCGTCGTCGAGCGATTCCGGGTCGAGCTCGTCCTCGACCACGTCGGCGCCCGCGGCGGCGGCCTCCAGCTGA
- a CDS encoding helix-turn-helix domain-containing protein, translated as MRKEEKGGLDPEWVRVGATLRTLRELRGYKPDPFASQIGISRPYLANIEAGRKKLTNVLLARAAAALAVEQIAIMRPAAEDVAAA; from the coding sequence ATGCGTAAGGAAGAAAAGGGCGGACTCGATCCCGAATGGGTGCGCGTCGGCGCAACGCTTCGGACACTTCGGGAACTCCGCGGATACAAGCCTGATCCGTTTGCGTCTCAGATCGGCATCAGCAGGCCGTACTTGGCGAACATCGAAGCTGGCCGCAAGAAGTTGACGAACGTCCTTCTCGCCCGGGCTGCGGCAGCTCTCGCTGTCGAACAGATCGCAATCATGCGCCCCGCTGCAGAAGACGTAGCGGCTGCCTGA
- a CDS encoding 5-formyltetrahydrofolate cyclo-ligase, with amino-acid sequence MTPPTKAELRAELLSARRKVAPETREREAEALATHLAGIAATGRTVCAYVPVGAEPGSLSLLDGMLARGVRVLLPVAQHDEANAPLPLRWGEYRPGRLVDARFGLREPAPPWLPADAVAEADVVLVPALAVDRAGVRLGRGAGFYDRSLGMADPGARLIAVVRDDELVERLPAEPHDVRMTHALTPGRGLVALAE; translated from the coding sequence GTGACCCCGCCGACGAAAGCCGAACTGCGCGCCGAGCTACTGAGTGCGCGCCGCAAAGTCGCGCCCGAGACCCGCGAGCGGGAGGCGGAGGCGCTCGCCACCCACCTTGCTGGAATCGCGGCGACCGGCCGAACAGTGTGCGCCTACGTACCGGTGGGCGCCGAACCCGGATCGCTCTCGTTGCTCGACGGGATGCTGGCGCGCGGAGTACGGGTTCTGCTGCCGGTCGCCCAGCACGATGAGGCGAACGCCCCGCTGCCGCTGCGGTGGGGCGAGTACCGCCCAGGCCGCCTCGTCGACGCGCGGTTCGGTCTGCGTGAACCCGCGCCGCCGTGGCTGCCCGCCGACGCGGTCGCCGAAGCCGACGTCGTGCTGGTTCCGGCGCTGGCCGTCGACCGCGCCGGGGTGCGGCTCGGGCGCGGAGCCGGGTTCTACGACCGCTCCCTCGGGATGGCGGATCCCGGTGCGCGCCTGATCGCGGTGGTGCGCGACGACGAACTCGTCGAGAGGCTGCCCGCCGAACCCCACGACGTCCGGATGACCCACGCCCTCACGCCGGGGCGCGGACTCGTCGCGTTGGCGGAATGA
- the mscL gene encoding large-conductance mechanosensitive channel protein MscL translates to MLKGFKDFLARGNIVDLSTAVVIGTAFTGLVTAFTNSVIEPLISRIGAGGEADYGILRIDIGGGQTIDLNVLLSAIINFILVAAVVYFLIVLPYKKLRERGKVEQAQDTELSLLTEIRNILADTNGSSGRHESGPGTGPSPDTAETTSADKH, encoded by the coding sequence ATGCTGAAAGGGTTCAAGGACTTCCTCGCGCGCGGCAACATCGTCGACCTGTCCACGGCGGTCGTCATCGGCACGGCGTTCACCGGCCTGGTCACCGCCTTCACCAACAGCGTCATCGAACCGCTGATCAGCCGCATCGGCGCGGGCGGTGAGGCGGATTACGGGATACTGCGCATCGACATCGGTGGCGGTCAGACCATCGACCTCAACGTGCTGCTCTCGGCGATCATCAACTTCATCCTGGTGGCCGCGGTGGTGTACTTCCTCATCGTGCTGCCGTACAAGAAGCTGCGCGAGAGGGGCAAGGTCGAACAGGCACAGGACACCGAGCTGAGCCTGCTCACCGAGATCCGCAACATCCTCGCCGACACCAACGGCTCCAGCGGCCGGCACGAGAGCGGTCCGGGCACCGGGCCGAGCCCGGACACGGCCGAGACCACCAGCGCCGACAAGCACTGA
- a CDS encoding helix-turn-helix domain-containing protein — protein sequence MSFDHQKAMAMYLDYANGMSVQDVAKKHNRTVSAVYRIFRSGGYRLEYRASKGTTRTRPFSDKQREVLGRYNQQRSRQAAPIQVDRAMEALEHEKMPPRLRAALELRVKYPDSTLAELAALHDPPLTKSAYWRRLARGFETAEAVW from the coding sequence ATGAGCTTCGACCACCAGAAAGCCATGGCCATGTACCTGGACTACGCGAACGGCATGAGCGTTCAGGATGTGGCGAAGAAGCACAACCGCACCGTGAGCGCGGTGTACCGGATCTTCCGCAGCGGTGGCTACCGCCTCGAATACCGGGCCAGTAAAGGCACCACCCGCACCAGACCGTTCTCCGACAAGCAACGCGAGGTGTTGGGCCGCTACAACCAGCAGCGTTCCCGGCAAGCCGCACCCATACAGGTGGATCGGGCGATGGAGGCGCTCGAGCACGAGAAGATGCCTCCACGCCTCCGGGCGGCCCTTGAACTTCGGGTGAAGTACCCCGATTCGACGTTGGCGGAACTCGCCGCCCTCCATGATCCGCCGTTGACGAAGTCTGCGTATTGGCGGCGCCTGGCAAGGGGATTCGAGACAGCGGAGGCGGTGTGGTGA
- a CDS encoding WhiB family transcriptional regulator, giving the protein MPWADEADCRFTDPEAFFPAAGEPSYDAKRICASCPVQKPCLEYALRGGRRVLGIWGGLSERQRDDLRRRAS; this is encoded by the coding sequence ATGCCATGGGCGGATGAAGCCGACTGCCGCTTCACCGACCCCGAAGCGTTCTTCCCCGCAGCAGGCGAACCCAGCTACGACGCCAAACGCATCTGCGCCTCATGCCCCGTGCAGAAACCCTGCCTCGAATACGCGCTACGCGGCGGCCGGCGAGTCCTCGGCATCTGGGGCGGGCTCAGTGAGCGGCAGCGCGACGACCTCAGGAGGAGGGCGTCATGA
- a CDS encoding phage antirepressor KilAC domain-containing protein has product MSTDLTLMEARAERDRLADRTDVIDKVGVLQTLPDDMHATTDMVATFFEVPSEAIRQVVKRNRDELDDDGYRVVGRGEFESDIASLSNLDPKVRTIGLYPRRAVLRIGMLLRDSPVARRVRDYLLNAEQSSRAGVVELTEDQIVHRALHILDNKVKELTATVEASRPAVEYFETHVVVDDDVMLVEDWGRTYGLTKPQAFALLHDEKQLIYKKTFERWSRRHGCKITEVEYRPRAGKPSFTWFDVKEQRDAPRRNNGQARRTMYIRAVHAVDLARLVGLLPHIEAAS; this is encoded by the coding sequence ATGAGCACCGACCTGACACTCATGGAGGCGCGGGCGGAACGCGATCGACTGGCCGACCGCACCGACGTGATCGACAAGGTGGGCGTCCTCCAAACCCTGCCCGATGACATGCACGCCACCACGGACATGGTCGCCACCTTCTTCGAGGTTCCCTCCGAAGCCATCCGACAGGTGGTGAAGCGCAATCGCGACGAACTCGACGACGACGGATACCGGGTCGTCGGACGGGGTGAGTTTGAGAGTGACATCGCGTCACTCTCAAATCTGGACCCAAAGGTCCGCACCATTGGCCTCTACCCACGCCGCGCGGTCTTGCGAATCGGCATGCTTCTGCGCGATTCTCCGGTCGCTCGGCGGGTTCGCGACTACCTACTGAATGCCGAACAGTCGTCGCGAGCGGGAGTGGTGGAACTCACCGAGGACCAGATTGTTCACCGCGCACTGCACATCTTGGACAACAAGGTCAAGGAACTCACCGCAACCGTCGAAGCCAGTCGCCCCGCAGTGGAGTACTTCGAGACCCACGTTGTCGTAGACGACGACGTGATGCTGGTGGAGGACTGGGGCCGCACCTACGGGCTGACCAAGCCCCAAGCCTTCGCGTTGCTCCACGACGAGAAGCAGCTCATCTACAAGAAGACGTTCGAGCGGTGGTCCCGGCGGCACGGTTGCAAGATCACCGAGGTCGAGTACCGCCCCCGCGCGGGTAAGCCATCGTTCACCTGGTTTGACGTCAAAGAGCAGCGCGACGCGCCCCGCCGGAACAACGGCCAAGCAAGAAGGACGATGTACATCCGGGCCGTCCACGCGGTGGACCTAGCCCGCCTGGTGGGACTCCTCCCTCACATTGAGGCGGCATCCTGA
- the glpR gene encoding gephyrin-like molybdotransferase receptor GlpR: MPSIPQSLLWISLVVLWLFVLVPMLVSKRDAVRRTSDVALSTRVLNSGQSARLLRRSGPAAGHHSDPHWRPSSDELDDLDEEPLDEPQRAVVLSTAPPREAEPDYLDVDVVEEESGALPVASADVRAEEAVAEIDETDETDEIDEIDETDEIDGADGGEPESDPEPEISDAATDPGETEAVDDSTSDEYEYVPDDSGLEASEGERTVDAVSAARRRRQESKTAAAVSARKFRFRKRMVTSMAVALLASALLAYLVAPWAWWLCGGVGAVTVLYLAYLRRQTRIEEQLRRRRAQRIRRSRLGVENTDDSELDVVPARLRRPGAAVLEIDDEDPVFEHLDEVAFARHFDLPRAAGQ, encoded by the coding sequence ATGCCAAGCATCCCCCAATCTCTGCTGTGGATCTCGCTCGTGGTGCTCTGGCTTTTCGTGCTGGTGCCCATGCTGGTGAGCAAGCGAGATGCCGTGCGGCGCACGAGCGATGTCGCGCTGTCCACCCGGGTGCTGAACTCGGGCCAGAGCGCGCGACTGCTCCGCCGATCCGGTCCGGCGGCCGGTCACCATTCCGACCCGCACTGGCGGCCGTCGTCCGATGAACTCGACGACCTCGACGAGGAACCGCTCGACGAGCCGCAGCGCGCCGTCGTGCTCTCGACCGCGCCACCGCGTGAGGCCGAACCCGACTACCTCGACGTCGACGTCGTCGAGGAGGAGTCCGGCGCACTGCCGGTCGCGTCGGCTGACGTGCGCGCCGAAGAGGCCGTCGCCGAGATCGACGAGACCGACGAGACCGACGAGATCGACGAGATCGACGAGACCGACGAGATCGACGGCGCCGACGGGGGCGAGCCGGAGAGTGATCCCGAGCCCGAAATCAGTGATGCCGCAACGGATCCCGGCGAGACCGAAGCCGTCGACGACAGCACCTCCGACGAATACGAGTACGTACCCGACGACTCCGGGCTCGAGGCCTCGGAGGGTGAACGCACCGTCGACGCGGTCAGCGCGGCGCGTCGACGACGCCAGGAGTCGAAGACCGCCGCGGCCGTCAGCGCCCGCAAGTTCCGGTTCCGCAAGCGCATGGTGACGTCGATGGCGGTGGCGCTGCTGGCATCGGCGCTGCTGGCGTACCTCGTGGCGCCGTGGGCGTGGTGGCTGTGCGGTGGTGTTGGTGCGGTGACCGTTCTCTATCTGGCGTACCTGCGCAGACAGACCCGCATCGAAGAACAGCTGCGGCGCAGGCGGGCGCAGCGCATCCGCCGGTCCCGGCTCGGTGTGGAGAACACCGACGACTCCGAACTCGACGTGGTGCCGGCGCGGCTGCGCCGGCCGGGCGCGGCGGTGCTGGAGATCGACGACGAGGATCCGGTCTTCGAACACCTCGACGAAGTGGCGTTCGCGCGGCACTTCGACCTGCCCAGAGCCGCCGGGCAGTAG
- a CDS encoding GNAT family N-acetyltransferase yields the protein MNLLRSSSLHPGWPMPVGPLRVPAGVVRLRPIRLRDAAQWSRIRLADRDHLEPWEPVTGVDWPLRHAFSSWPSVCSTLRSEARKGRMLPYAIELDGQFAGQLTIGNVTHGALRSAWIGYWVASERIGGGVATAALALGVDHCFGPVMLHRVEATVRPENAPSRRVLAKVGFREEGLLKRYLEVDGAWRDHLLVAITVEELSGSAAAALVRSGRAEWA from the coding sequence GTGAACCTGCTGCGGTCGAGTTCTCTGCACCCCGGATGGCCGATGCCGGTGGGCCCGCTACGGGTCCCGGCCGGTGTGGTGAGACTGCGTCCGATCCGGTTGCGCGACGCCGCGCAGTGGAGTCGCATCCGGTTGGCCGACCGCGATCACCTCGAACCGTGGGAACCGGTGACGGGCGTCGATTGGCCCCTGCGCCATGCCTTTTCGTCGTGGCCGTCGGTATGTTCGACGCTCCGTTCGGAGGCACGCAAGGGGCGCATGCTGCCGTATGCCATCGAGCTCGACGGCCAGTTCGCCGGACAGTTGACCATCGGCAACGTCACCCACGGCGCGCTGCGCTCGGCGTGGATCGGCTACTGGGTGGCCAGTGAGCGGATTGGCGGGGGAGTGGCGACGGCGGCGTTGGCCCTCGGCGTCGACCACTGCTTCGGGCCCGTGATGCTGCACCGCGTCGAGGCGACCGTGCGGCCGGAGAACGCCCCGAGCCGACGGGTGCTGGCAAAAGTCGGCTTCCGCGAGGAGGGGCTGCTCAAGCGTTACCTCGAGGTGGACGGAGCGTGGCGGGACCACCTGCTGGTCGCGATCACCGTCGAGGAGCTCAGCGGGTCGGCCGCGGCGGCGCTGGTGCGGTCGGGACGCGCCGAGTGGGCGTGA
- the glp gene encoding gephyrin-like molybdotransferase Glp has product MRSVEEQQARIAAAAVAPRPVRVAIAEAQGLMCAEEVVTERPMPGFDQAAIDGYAVRSVDVLGVGGGEGADDHDGRDVSLPVMASIEAGARTPSRLQPRQAARVQTGAPMPTLADAVLPLRWTDGGANRVRVLRGVRSGAYVRRAGDDVQPGDVAVRAGTIIGPAQVGLLAAVGRERVLVHPRPRLSVLSVGGELVDISRTPGNGQVYDVNSYALAAAGRDAGAEVNRVGIVDTEPARLREVVEGQLNRAEIVVIAGAVGGAAAESVRAVLSELGEMEVSRIAMHPGSVQGFGQLGRDRVPVFLLPANPVSALVVFEVMVRPLIRLSLGKRSPMRRIVAARALSPITSVSGRKGYLRGQLMRDQDTGEYLVQALGGAPGASSHLLATLAEANCLVIVPTDVDEVRTGETVDVAFLAQRG; this is encoded by the coding sequence GTGCGTTCGGTTGAGGAGCAGCAGGCTCGGATAGCGGCCGCCGCGGTGGCGCCGCGACCGGTACGGGTTGCCATCGCCGAAGCTCAGGGCCTGATGTGCGCCGAAGAGGTCGTCACCGAGCGGCCGATGCCCGGATTCGACCAGGCCGCGATCGACGGGTACGCGGTGCGCAGCGTCGACGTCCTCGGTGTCGGCGGCGGCGAGGGCGCCGACGACCACGACGGCCGCGATGTCAGCCTCCCGGTGATGGCGTCGATCGAGGCGGGCGCGCGCACGCCGAGCCGTCTGCAGCCACGGCAGGCCGCCCGGGTGCAGACCGGTGCGCCGATGCCCACGCTCGCCGACGCCGTGTTGCCGCTGCGGTGGACCGACGGCGGGGCGAACCGGGTGCGGGTGCTGCGCGGGGTCCGGTCCGGCGCCTACGTCCGGCGCGCGGGTGACGACGTGCAGCCCGGCGATGTGGCGGTGCGGGCGGGCACCATCATCGGTCCGGCCCAGGTCGGCCTGCTGGCCGCCGTCGGGCGTGAGCGGGTGCTGGTGCATCCGAGGCCGCGGCTGTCGGTGCTGAGCGTGGGCGGCGAGCTGGTCGACATCTCACGCACACCGGGCAACGGCCAGGTCTACGACGTCAACTCCTACGCCCTGGCGGCCGCCGGTCGCGACGCCGGCGCCGAGGTGAACCGGGTCGGCATCGTCGACACCGAACCCGCCCGGCTCCGCGAAGTCGTCGAGGGACAACTCAACCGGGCCGAGATCGTCGTCATCGCGGGCGCGGTCGGTGGCGCGGCGGCCGAGTCGGTGCGGGCGGTGCTGTCGGAGCTGGGTGAGATGGAGGTCTCGAGGATCGCCATGCATCCCGGGTCGGTGCAAGGCTTCGGTCAGCTCGGCCGCGACCGGGTGCCGGTGTTTTTGCTGCCGGCGAACCCGGTCAGCGCGCTGGTGGTGTTCGAGGTGATGGTGCGGCCGCTGATCCGGCTGTCGCTCGGTAAGCGGTCGCCGATGCGACGCATCGTCGCGGCGCGCGCGCTCTCGCCGATCACGTCGGTGTCCGGCCGCAAGGGCTACCTACGCGGTCAGTTGATGCGCGATCAGGACACCGGCGAGTACCTGGTGCAGGCGCTCGGCGGTGCACCCGGCGCCTCGTCGCACTTGCTCGCCACCCTGGCGGAGGCAAACTGTCTGGTGATCGTGCCGACCGACGTCGACGAAGTGCGGACGGGGGAGACGGTGGACGTGGCCTTCCTCGCGCAGCGCGGCTGA
- a CDS encoding MspA family porin, translating to MKAISRVLIALVAAIAALFTSTGTSHAGLDNELSLVDGQGRTLTIQQWDTFLNGVFPLDRNRLTREWFHSGRAKYIVAGEGADDFEGSLELGYQIGFPWSLGVGINFSYTTPNIAFDGEGVNIIDGAAGILPAEGIVTPPLFPGVSISADLGNGPGIQEVATFAVDVSGAQGEVAVSNAHGTVTGAAGGVLLRPYARLIAGTGDSVTTYGEPWNMN from the coding sequence ATGAAGGCAATCAGTCGGGTGCTGATCGCGTTGGTTGCGGCCATCGCGGCTCTGTTCACGAGCACGGGCACCTCTCACGCAGGTCTGGACAACGAGCTCAGCCTGGTCGACGGCCAGGGCCGCACGCTGACGATTCAGCAGTGGGACACCTTCCTCAACGGTGTGTTCCCGCTGGACCGCAACCGGCTGACCCGCGAGTGGTTCCACTCGGGCCGCGCCAAGTACATCGTGGCCGGCGAGGGCGCCGACGACTTCGAGGGTTCGTTGGAGCTGGGCTACCAGATCGGCTTCCCCTGGTCGCTGGGTGTGGGCATCAACTTCAGCTACACCACCCCCAACATCGCGTTCGACGGTGAGGGCGTCAACATCATCGACGGTGCCGCCGGCATCCTGCCCGCCGAGGGCATCGTGACCCCGCCGCTGTTCCCGGGCGTGTCGATCAGCGCCGACCTGGGCAACGGCCCCGGCATCCAGGAAGTCGCGACCTTCGCGGTCGACGTCTCCGGTGCGCAGGGCGAGGTCGCCGTCTCCAACGCGCACGGCACGGTGACCGGTGCGGCCGGCGGTGTGCTGCTGCGTCCGTACGCCCGCCTGATCGCCGGCACCGGCGACAGCGTCACCACCTACGGCGAGCCCTGGAACATGAACTAG
- a CDS encoding tyrosine-type recombinase/integrase, with protein sequence MASIHKQTNRGVTTWRVKWRQDGKQKSISFEDRAAADRFKTNLEQHGPDEAERILEVEERQASVPTVGEFFAEYIDSLTGVQPATCDRYRSYLSRDIKDAFGGLPLTAVTEGTIGKWVQQLAGSPKTIANKHGFASAAFNAAVKKGLIESNPCMGRRLPQSRPEEMVFLTPAEFQLMHDCLNREMWRNLAMWLVSTGMRFSEATALTPADIDLSKGTCRINKAWKYSGNYRPQIGPPKTRKSNRTISVSPSALAALDLTQPEWLFTNGAGNPVRAQEFFNLGWKPAREKAQALGLGKSPRVHDLRHTHASWLINAGVPLPVVQARLGHENISTTISMYYHVDQRAERQAAATIEALMDAPSELDAAPLSP encoded by the coding sequence ATGGCCTCGATCCACAAGCAGACCAACCGCGGGGTGACGACCTGGCGCGTGAAGTGGCGTCAAGACGGCAAGCAGAAATCCATATCCTTCGAGGACCGCGCCGCCGCCGACAGGTTCAAGACCAACCTCGAGCAGCACGGCCCCGATGAAGCCGAGCGCATCCTCGAGGTCGAAGAGCGCCAGGCGTCCGTCCCCACGGTAGGGGAGTTCTTCGCCGAGTACATCGACTCACTCACGGGCGTGCAGCCCGCGACTTGCGACCGCTACCGCTCCTATTTGTCACGTGACATAAAGGACGCCTTTGGTGGACTACCCCTCACCGCGGTAACGGAGGGCACCATCGGCAAGTGGGTGCAGCAATTGGCCGGCTCACCCAAGACCATCGCCAACAAGCATGGCTTCGCGAGCGCCGCGTTCAACGCCGCCGTGAAGAAAGGGTTGATCGAGTCCAACCCGTGCATGGGCAGGCGGCTGCCACAGTCCCGCCCCGAGGAGATGGTCTTCCTCACCCCCGCGGAGTTCCAGCTGATGCACGACTGCCTCAATCGGGAGATGTGGCGCAACCTCGCCATGTGGCTGGTGTCGACCGGGATGCGGTTCTCGGAAGCCACCGCCCTCACGCCCGCCGATATCGACCTGTCAAAGGGCACGTGCCGCATCAACAAGGCGTGGAAGTACTCCGGGAACTACCGTCCCCAGATAGGCCCCCCGAAGACCCGTAAGAGCAACCGCACCATCAGTGTGTCCCCGTCAGCCCTAGCGGCGTTGGACCTCACCCAGCCGGAGTGGCTGTTCACCAACGGGGCAGGCAACCCAGTGCGGGCGCAGGAGTTCTTCAACCTCGGCTGGAAACCCGCCCGGGAGAAGGCCCAAGCATTGGGGCTGGGGAAGTCCCCGCGGGTCCACGACCTCCGCCACACCCACGCGAGCTGGCTGATCAACGCAGGCGTGCCGCTGCCGGTGGTCCAGGCCCGCCTGGGCCACGAGAACATCAGCACGACCATCTCTATGTACTACCACGTGGATCAGCGTGCGGAGCGTCAGGCCGCCGCGACGATTGAGGCGTTGATGGACGCCCCTTCGGAACTCGATGCTGCGCCCCTCAGTCCGTAG
- a CDS encoding UTP--glucose-1-phosphate uridylyltransferase: MSRPEVPIPRTAVVPAAGLGTRFLPATKTVPKELLPVVDTPGIELVAAEAAEAGAERLVIITSEGKDGVVAHFVEDLVLEGTLEARGKKTMLEKVRRAPALIKVESVVQAEPLGLGHAVSCIEPSLSDDEDAIAVLLPDDLVLPTGVLETMSKVRAKRGGSVLCAIEVPAEKISAYGVFDVEEVPDAANPNVLRVKGMVEKPKAEDAPSPYAAAGRYVLDRAIFDALRRVKRGAGNEIQLTDAIALLIEEGHPVHVVVHRGTRHDLGNPGGYLKAAVDFALERDDYGPELRQWLVERLGLTED; the protein is encoded by the coding sequence ATGAGCCGGCCAGAAGTACCCATCCCCCGTACCGCCGTCGTGCCCGCAGCAGGGCTCGGCACCCGCTTCCTCCCCGCGACGAAGACGGTGCCCAAGGAATTGCTGCCGGTGGTCGACACTCCCGGGATCGAGCTCGTGGCGGCCGAGGCCGCCGAGGCGGGCGCCGAGCGCCTCGTCATCATCACCTCGGAGGGCAAGGACGGCGTGGTCGCCCACTTCGTCGAGGACCTCGTGCTCGAGGGCACGCTCGAGGCCCGCGGTAAGAAGACCATGCTGGAGAAGGTCCGCCGCGCGCCCGCGCTGATCAAGGTCGAGTCGGTCGTGCAGGCCGAACCGCTGGGCCTCGGCCACGCCGTCAGCTGCATCGAGCCCTCGCTGTCGGACGACGAGGATGCGATCGCCGTGCTGCTGCCCGACGATCTGGTCCTGCCGACCGGGGTACTCGAGACGATGTCGAAGGTGCGCGCCAAACGCGGCGGGTCGGTGCTGTGCGCCATCGAGGTGCCTGCCGAGAAGATCAGCGCCTACGGCGTGTTCGACGTCGAAGAGGTGCCGGACGCCGCCAACCCCAATGTGTTGCGCGTCAAGGGCATGGTCGAGAAGCCGAAGGCCGAGGACGCGCCGTCGCCGTACGCCGCGGCGGGCCGCTACGTTCTCGACCGGGCGATCTTCGATGCGTTGCGCCGCGTCAAGCGCGGGGCGGGTAACGAGATCCAGCTGACCGACGCGATCGCGCTGCTCATCGAGGAGGGTCATCCGGTCCACGTCGTGGTCCACCGCGGGACCCGACACGACCTGGGAAATCCCGGCGGCTACCTCAAGGCTGCGGTTGACTTTGCGTTGGAACGCGACGACTACGGCCCCGAGCTGCGGCAGTGGTTGGTCGAGCGATTGGGCCTGACCGAGGACTAG
- a CDS encoding SAF domain-containing protein, which yields MGESLAPTPLARLSRLRPDWCRTVAARRIAAAALVVLAAVAAVRSDPDGEQVDVVVAAGDLTPGTQLAAHHVRVERRPVTTVPDGATTDPAAVVGVTLAGPARRGEVLTDVRLLGPRIAEAAAGRDARIVSLHLADGALVDLVRTGDVVDVLAAPASETGGGARPRVIATRAVVVLVSEKAQGPGAAGERAVLVALPEHAANEVAGASLTQAITLTFH from the coding sequence ATGGGGGAATCTCTCGCACCGACACCGCTGGCTCGCCTGAGCAGGTTGCGCCCCGACTGGTGCCGCACGGTGGCGGCCCGGCGGATCGCCGCGGCGGCGCTGGTGGTGCTCGCCGCGGTCGCGGCCGTCCGTTCCGATCCCGACGGCGAACAGGTCGACGTCGTCGTCGCCGCAGGCGATCTCACTCCCGGCACTCAACTGGCCGCCCACCACGTCCGCGTCGAACGCCGTCCGGTGACGACCGTGCCCGACGGCGCCACCACCGACCCGGCCGCCGTCGTCGGCGTCACCCTGGCCGGCCCGGCGCGGCGCGGCGAGGTCCTCACCGACGTCCGCCTGCTCGGGCCGCGGATCGCGGAGGCCGCCGCGGGCCGCGACGCCCGCATCGTGTCGCTGCACCTGGCCGACGGCGCCCTGGTGGATCTGGTCCGCACCGGAGATGTGGTGGACGTGCTCGCGGCCCCGGCGTCGGAGACCGGCGGCGGCGCCCGGCCCAGGGTGATCGCCACCCGCGCTGTCGTCGTCCTGGTGTCGGAGAAGGCGCAGGGCCCTGGCGCTGCCGGTGAGCGCGCGGTGTTGGTGGCGCTTCCGGAACACGCCGCCAACGAGGTGGCGGGCGCGTCGCTGACGCAGGCCATCACGCTGACCTTCCACTGA
- a CDS encoding MspA family porin, translating into MKAISRVLIALVAAIAALFTSTGTSHAGLDNELSLVDGQGRTLTIQQWDTFLNGVFPLDRNRLTREWFHSGRAKYIVAGEGADDFEGSLELGYQIGFPWSLGVGINFSYTTPNIAFDGEGVNVIEGIGGILPAEGIVTPPLFPGVSISADLGNGPGIQEVATFAVDVSGAEGAVAVSNAHGTVTGAAGGVLLRPYARLIASSGDSVTTYGAPWNMN; encoded by the coding sequence ATGAAGGCAATCAGTCGGGTGCTGATCGCGTTGGTTGCGGCCATCGCGGCTCTGTTCACGAGCACGGGCACCTCTCACGCAGGTTTGGACAATGAACTCAGCCTGGTCGACGGCCAGGGCCGCACGCTGACGATTCAGCAGTGGGACACCTTCCTCAACGGTGTGTTCCCGCTGGACCGCAACCGGCTGACCCGCGAGTGGTTCCACTCGGGCCGCGCCAAGTACATCGTGGCCGGCGAGGGCGCCGACGACTTCGAGGGTTCGTTGGAGCTGGGCTACCAGATCGGCTTCCCCTGGTCGCTGGGTGTGGGCATCAACTTCAGCTACACCACCCCCAACATCGCGTTCGACGGTGAGGGCGTCAACGTCATCGAGGGAATCGGGGGCATCCTGCCCGCCGAGGGCATCGTGACCCCGCCGCTGTTCCCGGGTGTGTCGATCAGCGCCGACCTGGGCAACGGCCCCGGCATCCAGGAAGTCGCGACCTTCGCGGTCGACGTCTCCGGCGCCGAGGGGGCGGTCGCGGTCTCGAACGCGCACGGCACGGTGACCGGTGCTGCCGGCGGTGTGCTGCTGCGTCCGTACGCCCGCCTGATCGCCTCGAGCGGTGACAGCGTCACCACCTACGGCGCACCGTGGAACATGAACTAG